A stretch of the Nyctibius grandis isolate bNycGra1 chromosome 13, bNycGra1.pri, whole genome shotgun sequence genome encodes the following:
- the LOC137669653 gene encoding heat shock factor protein 3 has translation MREGSALPGAPGAAPVPGFLAKLWALVEDPESDDAICWSRNGENFCILDEQRFAKELLPKYFKHNNISSFIRQLNMYGFRKVIALENGMITAEKGSVIEFQHPFFKQGQAHLLENIKRKVSAVRTEDLKVCTEDLHKVLSEVQEMREQQNSMDVRLANMKRENKALWKEVAVLRQKHSQQQKLLSKILQFILSLMRGNYIVGVKRKRSLTDAAGASPSKYSRQYVRIPVESGQAMAFSEHDADDEDGNGTGLIIRDITDTVENATDGLLAVAHASGRARETQAALDPGLPICQVSQPNQLNCAEPIPPVHINDVNKSSEIGNVAVELHTAQPHAPEDPVSVIDSILNENNSGNQSDPLLDREEIQDFLNCIDASLEELQAMLSGKQYNFGSEAFSDTLNPELPALDISLMETSPGMENIANLAQTTEDLGAGEKETAGSKDMQLIQYRANPLLSLFEELPSSEAAGKMEDPKDLLLPPPEEKPALHPPSGSGTALPLAAPASQAEPLDALGVGDPPLLSEDGNGEYKLFPLLLLSPVANFIEEASEIETS, from the exons ATGCGGGAGGGGTCGGCGCTGCCCGGCGCCCCCGGCGCCGCCCCGGTGCCCGGTTTCCTGGCCAAGCTCTGGGCGCTGGTGGAGGACCCGGAGAGCGACGACGCCATCTGCTGGAGCCGG AATGGTGAGAACTTCTGCATTCTGGATGAGCAGAGGTTTGCCAAGGAGCTGCTCCCCAAGTACTTCAAACACAACAATATCTCCAGCTTCATACGACAGCTTAACATGT ATGGTTTCAGGAAGGTGATTGCTCTGGAGAATGGGATGATTACAGCAGAGAAAGGCTCAGTCATTGAGTTCCAGCACCCTTTCTTCAAGCAAGGGCAGGCACATTTACTGGAAAACATCAAGCGCAAG GTGTCTGCAGTAAGAACTGAGGATCTCAAGGTGTGTACAGAGGATTTGCACAAAGTACTCTCTGAAGTCCAGGAAATGAGGGAGCAGCAGAACAGCATGGATGTCAGACTGGCTAACATGAAGAG AGAAAATAAGGCCCTGTGGAAAGAAGTGGCAGTTCTAAGGCAGAAGCACAGTCAACAACAGAAGCTGCTGTCTAAG attCTTCAATTTATACTAAGCTTGATGCGAGGAAATTATATTGTTGGggtcaaaagaaaaag GTCTCTGACGGATGCTGCGGGTGCTTCACCCTCCAAGTACAGCCGTCAGTATGTTCGCATACCTGTGGAGAGCGGCCAAGCA ATGGCTTTTTCTGAACATGATGCAGATGATGAGGATGGAAATGGTACAGGTCTCATCATTCGAGATATCACTGACACCGTGGAAAATGCCACCGATGGTCTCCTTGCTGTGGCACACGCGAGCGGCAGAGCCAG AGAGACACAGGCAGCTCTGGATCCTGGCTTACCTATTTGTCAAGTATCGCAGCCAAATCAGTTAAATTGTGCAGAACCTATCCCACCAGTTCACATAAATGATGTCAACAAATCCAGTGAAATAGGAAATGTTGCTGTGGAACTCCATACTGCACAGCCTCATGCTCCAGAAGACCCCGTGTCAGTGATTGACTCCATCTTGAACGAGAACAACTCTGGAAACCAAAGTGATCCTTTACTGGACAG agaagaaattcagGATTTTCTTAATTGCATTGATGCCAGCCTTGAAGAACTTCAAGCAATGTTATCTGGGAAGCAGTATAACTTTGGTTCTGAAGCTTTCAGCGAT acacTTAATCcggagctgccagccctggatATCAGCTTGATGGAAACTTCCCCTGGTATGGAAAAT ATTGCAAACTTGGCACAGACCACTGAAGATCTGGGAGCCGgtgagaaagaaacagcaggaagcaAAG ATATGCAGCTGATACAGTACAGGGCCAATCCTCTGCTTTCATTATTTGAAGAACTACCTTCAAGTGAAGCTGCAGGGAAGATGGAGGATCCGAAAGACCTTCTGCTGCCCCCCCCAGAGGAGAAACCTGCTCTTCATCCTCCGTCAGGCAGCGGAACTGCCTTGCCGCTGGCGGCTCCAGCAAGCCAGGCAGAGCCTCTGGATGCTCTGGGAGTGGGTGATCCACCTCTCCTCTCCGAAGATGGGAATGGAGAGTATAAACTGTTTCCGCTCTTGCTCCTCAGTCCTGTTGCTAACTTCATAGAAGAGGCCTCCGAGATAGAAACTTCTTGA